A region of the Perognathus longimembris pacificus isolate PPM17 chromosome 7, ASM2315922v1, whole genome shotgun sequence genome:
gggaatatggcctagtggtagagtgctcgcctcatatacgggaagctctgggttcgattcctcagcaccacatatacagataaaagccagaagtggcactgtggctcaagtggcagagtgctagccttgagcaaaaagaagccagggggctggggatatggcctagtggcaagagtacctgcctcatatacatgaggccctgggttcgattcctcagcaccacatatacagaaaatggccagaagtggtgctgtggctcaagtggcagagtgctagccttgagcaaaaaaaaaaagaagccagggacagtgctcaggcccagagtccaagccccaggactggccaaaaaaaaaaaaaagaagaagccagggacagtgctcaggccgagtctatggcccaggactggcaacaaaaacaaaacaaataaacaaaaagctggaagtagagctgtagctcaaagtggtagaacaccaatctaaagctcaggaacagtccccagtctctgagttcaagccttaggactagcactaaatatgtgtgtgtgtgtgtgtgtgtgtgtgtgtgtgtgtgtgtgtgtgtgtgtgtgtacatatatttgccagtcctggacactatagttgagcttcttttgctcaaggctagcaatctacctgggccacttccagctttttctgttcatgtggtactgaggaattgaacccagggcttcatgcatactaagcaatcATTCTCctactaagacacattcccagtcctaaattttttattttattttacttttttattttatcttatttttttttatttttgttggtcatggggcttgaactctgggcctgagaattgtcctttagctctttttttgaaatttaattttattttcagggtaatgtacagaggggttacagttacatatgtaaggtagtgagtacatttcttgtcaaacctgttacctcctccctcatttttctatgtTCCTTAGCTCTTCAACTCAAGCTAGAGCTCtcccacgttgagccacagttccacttctagttttctggtggttaattggagatgagagtctcacacattgtcctgcccagtctgggctttgaactgccatcctcagatctcggcctcctgagtagctagggttacaggtgtgagccgccagagcCTGGccctagttgttttttgttttgccagtcctggggcactgtccctgagcttcttttgctcaaggctattgcactaccacttgagccagagcaccactccagctttttcagtttatgtggtacttaggactcaaacccagggctttgtgcatgcaaggcaagcactctaccactaagccacattcttagcccctgaatttttatttatttatttatttacttatttattgtccatcctggggcttggactcggggcctgagcactggcttcttttttctcaaggctagcactctacctcttgatctacagcaccacctctggctttttctgtgtatgtgatactgaggaatggaacccagggcttcatgcatgctaggcaagcactctaccagtaagccacattcccagcccttaattgttttttttaaagaagaaaattttagatGGTGGCCAAACTATACATGATACACAGCTGGTTTCTGATATGTGTATTAAAAGCCTAGAGCTGGGGGCActggtaatcatagctattcagggggctgagatataaagatcaaggtttttttgttgttgttgttgttttgtttttttgggttttttttttttggtcagtcctggggcttggcctcagggcctgagcactgtccttggcttaattttgctcaaggctagcactctgccacttaagccacagcgccacttctggccattttccatatatgtggtactggggaattgaacccagggcttcatgtatacgaggcaagctctcttgccactaggccatattcccagccccaagatcaaggtttaaagccagcccaaggagacaGATTTAcaaaatgcttatctccagttaactagagaaaagccagaactgaaggcatagctcaagtggcatagcacaGATTcatggggtgttttttttttcttaattttttaatagaGCAGATCTTAAGCCAAAAGGCTAAGCAGGAGTGTGAGTCTCTGATTTCTAGCTCCAGAAGCAGCACAagtggtaggtaggtaggtaggtagatagatagatagatagatagatagatagatagatagataatagaaatACCCACTGGGTGTTGCATCTCTAGGGATGATCTTATAGTGTTTCACCCTTGCTTCTCCACAGGAGGTGCAAGTTGCAAGTCTTAGACTTAACAAAAGAACACCAAAGCTTCTGGGATGTATGGCCTGGAGCCATAGATACTGACTGCTCACAACCAGCACCGAAGAGAAGAAGGAATCAATTAATGGGGGCTGTTCCAGGGCCCGGGGAGCAGCAGCCTTTAAGGGTGACAGTAGACCTGTCCTTGAAGCGCTGTGATGAAAATGAGCCTCAAAACTACTTGTTTGAGTGGGCTGGGCAGAAGAAATGTTTGGTCCAGCTGTGCTGTAGGAAGCTGCAGATTTGGGAACATTGTTACTGTAATGTCATCAGTGAATTGCACCAATTCTCTTTCTTGGACCCACTGGAGCTAATGTATATGGAGGAGGTAGAAGTGAATTGTCCTCTGAGCTTGAGCACATTGGCCATGTTTGCTCCTTACCTGGGCAAGATGAGAAATCTGCAGAAACTCTTCCTGTCACACATCTATGTGCCTGAATGTATGTCTTCAAAGAAACGGATGGAACGTGCCACTGTATTTATTTCTCAGTTCAGCAACTTCTGCCATCTCCAGCAGCTCTATATGAATCGAGTCTCTTTTCTCCAAGGAAATCTGTACCAGATACTCAGGTAATGAAGAACAGGCAGCTCGCTGCCAAGCAGAACCTAGCTTTGTCCTGTTACCTTCAACATCGTGGGTAAACGTGGGTAAACGTGCTGATGGACAGCCAGGGTGATAGATATTAGTGTGCTTGTTAGATTTCTTAgggtcttcttctttttcttcttcttcttcttcttcttcttcttcttcttcctcctcctcctcctcctcctcctcctcctctcctttctcctcctcctcctcctcctccgtctcctcctcctcctcctcctcctccttcttctcttcctcctcctcctcctcttctttttccttctcctcctcctccttctctcctttccttctctccttcccccttcctccttctccttttttttttttttggccagatctGGGACAtgagctccaggcctgggcactgtccctgagctccttatcctcaaggctaaccctctccCACTatgccacaacaccacttctggctttttaggtctttgtggtactgtggaatcaaacccagagtttcgtgcatggtaggcaagtaccctaccactaagccactttcccagccttgTTCTTATATCTTAATCTATCCTGCTATGTGGTCTCCCAAAGCCTTTCAGAAGACAAAAGAGAGTAGATGACTTTGGAAAGTGCCACCATGCCTGCAAGCCAGCAGTGGGGCATCAGGTGGAGCGAGGGTGGTTAGGAGTTCCTCCTTAGGAAGCCTGAGGTCCGAGCatggatgaggaagaagaggatgtgAAGGAGAGATCcacagagcacctgcccagctccCTCGGTGCGCTCTGCTCTCTGAGGCTCCATCTGAGACAGGTGCTGTGTGCCCAGGGCAAGAGAGGAGGCAGTTGGTTCTGGGGTTGAGGAACAGGATTAGGGGTGTTCTTCAAGCTTTTAGGCTGAGGGTCAGGAGCCCACAGGAGGGAACCCCAGAGATGTTGGCAGACCTGGCCTGGGTTTGTCCTTCTGACACAGGGTCACTGTCCTTGTGTGGCCAGAGCTGAGAGATAGGCTTGACAGTGAAGAAAGGGAGCTGTAGGCTTGGGGGACTGAGCCACTCGAAATCCTCCACCTCCAATGGGGTGGCAGTGAACACACGCTTCGCTTTGCCTTACTTGTTTTCTTGGTGGTATTAGGGCTCCCCTCggggcctggtgcttgctagggaggcactctgccacttggtcaGATGGTCTGCTCCATCTTGAGTTGGTTAAAGAAGGTTCCAGCCCGAAATCTGTTTATCAGAACTGCATCCCTGCTCCCTCCTCAGGTCTCTGAAGACCCCCTTGGAGACCCTGTCAATAACGCACTGCAGGCTTAGAAAATCAGACTTGAAGTGTCTGCCCAGGTGCTTGAGCACTCGCCAGCTGACACACCTGAGTCTGAAAGGTGTCAGCCTGATCCCAGGGCGCCCTGGGCTGCTCCGAGTCCTACTAGAGCAACTTGCAGCCACCCTGGAGATCCTGAACTTGGAGGACTGTGGGATTGAGGACTCCCATCTCACTGCCATCCTGCCGGCCCTGAGCCACTGCTCCAAGCTCACCAAGCTCTGTCTCTATGGGAACTACATCTCCCTGGCCATCCTGAAAAACCTGCTGTGCCACACTGCCAGCCTGAGCCAGCTATGCCTGGAGCTGTATCCTGTTCCTCTGGAGACCTACGAGGGCCCGAATGATCTCCGCACTCAGAGGGGTTCCCTGTACTGTGCTGAGCTCATGGACACACTGAGGGCCATAAGGCAGCCCAAGATGGTGTCCTTCGGTGTGGAACCCTGCCCTCAATGTGGGTATCGCTGTTTCTATTATATGGACTCCACTCTGCACTGTTCCAGGAGGCCTGCCTAGCTGGGTGCCCATGTCACCAGCTTTTCTCCTGGGCACTgggaaatgaaaaccaaagcaGAGGGGTCTGGTCAGGGAAGACAAAGAGGAAGTTGCGATTGTTTGAGAGTACATGTGT
Encoded here:
- the LOC125355629 gene encoding PRAME family member 12-like gives rise to the protein MRTTPPTLLQLAAQSLLENPALAVSALEELPCDLFPLLFLEALNRRHMELLKAMVQAWPFPCLPLGPLLSRQDQEPLQMALDGLDMLLAQKDRPRRCKLQVLDLTKEHQSFWDVWPGAIDTDCSQPAPKRRRNQLMGAVPGPGEQQPLRVTVDLSLKRCDENEPQNYLFEWAGQKKCLVQLCCRKLQIWEHCYCNVISELHQFSFLDPLELMYMEEVEVNCPLSLSTLAMFAPYLGKMRNLQKLFLSHIYVPECMSSKKRMERATVFISQFSNFCHLQQLYMNRVSFLQGNLYQILRSLKTPLETLSITHCRLRKSDLKCLPRCLSTRQLTHLSLKGVSLIPGRPGLLRVLLEQLAATLEILNLEDCGIEDSHLTAILPALSHCSKLTKLCLYGNYISLAILKNLLCHTASLSQLCLELYPVPLETYEGPNDLRTQRGSLYCAELMDTLRAIRQPKMVSFGVEPCPQCGYRCFYYMDSTLHCSRRPA